AACCACTCTGTGGCCTGCTGGCGAATTGATGGAGGTTAGAAGAAGAACATGGCTGAACCCCTCATCGTAGTTGACGGACTGACGAAACGCTACCCCGTTACCAAAGGTTTTTTTAAGCATGCCGTTGGCAGTATAAATGCCGTGGACGGGGTGAGCTTTACCATTGAGCCGGGACAGACGTTCGGGCTTGTGGGTGAGAGCGGTTGCGGCAAGACCACTCTTGGCCGCCTGATCCTCCAAACCATTCAACCGAGTTCCGGACGGATCACCTTCGAGGGAAGACAGATCAGCTTTGACACGAAGACGAGACCGAAAAGCTTAAGTTCCAAGATGCAGGTCGTGTTTCAGGACCCTTATAGTTCACTGAACCCCCGGCAGAAGATACGGGACATTATCCTGGAGCCGCTCAAAATCCAGGGAGACATTCCGCAAGACGCCATGACCGAGCGACTTCAGAAACTCTATACGCTCACGGGATTGGAAGAGGATATGGGTGAGCGATACCCTCATATGCTCTCGGGAGGACAGCAGCAGCGGGTATGTATCGCCCGGGCCATGATCGTACAACCGAGCTTCGTGGTGTGTGATGAACCGGTGGCATCGCTCGATGTGTCAATCAGGGCCCAGATTCTCAACCTCCTTAAATCTCTGCAAGATCAACTGAATGTTTCCTATCTTTTCATTTCTCATGATCTTTCCGTAGTGCATTACGTGAGTCACATGGTTGCCGTCATGTATCTCGGAAAGATTGTGGAGATATCGCCCAAGGCCGAGCTCTATCAGGACCCACTGCATCCGTATACGCGGGCGCTGCTTTCCGCAATTCCGATTCCTGACCCCGTACTCGAGCGACAGCGAAGAAGAAGCATCGTGCAGGGTGAGGTGCCGAGTGCGCTCAATATCCCCTCAGGATGTCGTTTTCATCCTCGCTGTCCGGATGCGAAAAAGGCTTGTTTTGAAGAGGAGCCGGCGTTACGGGAAGCAAAGCCTGGGCACTGGGTCAACTGCCACACGTAAGACAAGGAGAAACCGATGGGTAAAGATAAAAGAGTATCGCCAGGCAAAAAAGATCATCGAGAGAATAACCCAACTCCCGCTCTGCGGGAAAGCGTGGGAATCAAAGGTGCCTCCGGTACCAACAGGGGCCGGGATGCAGCCTTTGACCTGGCGCAGTATGTAGTAAACACAGCCTACGCGGACCTGCCGGGCGAGCTCGTGGAGATGACCAAACGATGTATTCTCGATACTTTGGGCGTCACAATCGCTGCTTCCACCCTGGATGCGGCGGCAAAAGAGATTGTCGAGCTTATCAAGGAAGGGGGCGGCAAACAAGAGAGCACCATCCTTGGTTTTGGCGGCAAGCTACCCTGTTGGATGGCGGCCTTTGTCAACGGTGCGATGGGACACATGGTGGATTACGACGACATGCATATGATGGGCAAGATTCATTCCGGTGTAACGACTGTTCTCCCTGGCTTGGCTATAGCGGAGCGTATAGGAAAAGTCACGGGCAGGGATTTCATTGCGGCCGTCGCGTTGGGAAATGACATCATGGTGAGACTGGGGCGGGCGATTACCTTGAGCCCTCAGGGACGGGACGAATGGACTATGGACAAGGGCTGGTTCTCCACACAACTGTTTGGCTTCATCAGCGGTGCGGCTACGGTGGGTAAACTACTCAAGCTTTCCGAGGAACAGATGATAGATGCCTTCGGTATCGCGTTTGCCCAGTTGTCGGGCAGTCGGCAGATGGGCACAGGGTTTGCCGCAGAGACGAGGGCCATTCAGGCAGCTTGGACCGGCAAGGGGGCCGTACTCTCTGCGCTGCTTGCCAAGCGGGGTATAACCGGTTCGCGAGACAGTTTTGAAGGAAAGTACGGGTTATACAGGGTTTATCTCCAGGCCGATCCCGACAGGGATTCTTTAGTAGGCGCGCTCGGCAGGAGGTTCGACGGCATGAGAATGCAGTTTAAGCCGTGGCCCGCGTGCGGCGCCACGCATCCCGTGATTTACAGTACGCTTGAAATCATGCGTGAACACGGACTGAAAGCCAAAGACGTGGAGGAAGTGAGGATCGTGGGCGGCTCTCCCCATACGAGGCTTCTTTCCGAGCCCATCGAATCCAAGCGGCAACCGAAGACCGCGATCGACGGCAAATACAGTATTCCCTTTACGGTGGCCATAGCCGTGGCCAAAGGCAATGTCACGCTTCATGATTACACACCGGAAGGGTTGAACGATCCCACGGTTCTTAAGATAGCGCAGAGGATTACCTACCATTACGTGCCGGAGGTAGCTGGCAAACGGGAAGAAGAATCCCCCGTTGTAGAGATAAGGGTTAGCAATGGCGCCCTGTACAGACGACAGGATGAGATAATCTATGGGATGCCTGAGAAGGCTGTGAGCGGAGAGGATCTCATGGTCAAATTCAAGGATTGCCTCTCTTTTTCGGCAATACCTATTCGCGACGAGGATGCAGTGAGGGCTGCCGATATGATCGGCAAGCTTGAGACTATCCCTGATGTGAGTCAGGTGATCGATCTACTCGGCGGGAGCGCCAGCTGAAGGGTTTTGTGAGTTTGAGCGGTGATTTGAAGAGGAGGATTAATGATGGTTGAGAATGATGTGGTGACGTTATGCGCTGTGGGCGATGTGGGGCCGGACCGAGAGGACCCCGATTCTATATTCCAATTCTCCGCTGAAACCACGAGAGGAGCGGATATTGCATTCTGCCAGCTTGAGAGGAGCCTCACCAAGGGGGGATCCCGGCAGGTGCAGATCAGATCGCATCACTCACGGGTTGATCCCAAAAACGTGTCGGCTCTCGTCTCCGGCGGATTCAACGTGGTCTCCTTTGCCAGTAATCACACCCTCGACTGGGGCGTGGAGGGTCTTTTCGATACCATGGAGCTTCTCAAGGCCAAAGGCATGCATGTGATCGGGGTAGGACGGGACATAGAGGAGGCGCGACGACCCGTGGTGATCGAAAAGAAAGGTGTGAAGATCGCCTTTCTGGGCTACTGCTCGGTGCTGCCCAAGGGTTATGACGCGGCCCCCGGGGTAGCCGGCTGCGCGCCGCTTCGAGCCACCACATTCTATGAACAGGTCGACTGGCAGGCAGGAACGCCTCCCAAAATTGTCACGAATACGAATCAGAACGACTTGAACGACATGATCAAAGACATTCAAAAGATCAGGCCGCTTGTAGATATCGTGATCGTCTCCGTGCACTGGGGCATCCACTTTGCGCCCGCTATGATCGCCATGTACCAGCGTGAGGCGGGTCACGCCGCTATCGACGCAGGCGCGGATTTGATTCTCGGACATCATGCCCACATCCTCAAGGGAATCGAAGTCTACAAGGGAAAGACGATCTTTTACAGTCTCGGTAATTTTGCCTTTGATGTGCCTGCCTCCTTCGTACTCAGCGATCCAGGATACAGGCAGATGAGACAGAGATATCCCTGGGATGTGGACCCCGGGTATACGGGGTACGGCTATCCTGTCGATTCGAGAAAGACCATGATCGTGCGCTGTTTGATTTCTCGCAAAGGGATTGAGAAGGTCTCGTTCCTTCCGGCCTTGATAAATAAAGATGCTGAGCCGGAAATATTGCGCGTGGGCGACGGGCGCTTTAAGGATGTGGTAGATTATCTGAGCTCCGTTTCAAAAATCGAGAAGCTCGAATCCAGGCTCACCACGAGCGGCGATGAGGTGGTGGTTTCTTGAACGGATGCGAGGGCAAAGACATGGACGAACAAGCGTTGACGATGTTTGCGGTTGGTGATTTGTCGCTCGGGGTGCCCGACGCTCAATCTCTCTTTGAGCTCGCGGCTCCCACGCTTCGCCGGGCCGAAATTGTAGTCGGTCAGGTGGAGCACGTCTTCACGGCGAGGCCGATCACAACGAGAATCGATACGACCGCGCCTCCGGCTGACCCGAAGAACATGAGCGCCCTGCCGTTCGCCGGTATCAATGTGGCCACCGTCGCGAGCAATCACGTGTGGGATTCGGGCCCTCCCGGTATCGAGGATACTTTAGCCGGACTTGCCGCTTATGGCATAGTCACGGTGGGGGCGGGTATGAACATCGATGAAGCCCGCAGGCCTGCAATAGTTGAACGTTCGGGCATTCGTTTCGGTTTTCTGGATTACAATTGTGTTGGACCCAAAGAGACATGGGCCGGTCAGGGCAAGGCCGGGTGCGCTTACGTGTATATCATTACCTATTATGAGTTAGACAATCCGAGCCCCGGGGGACCGCCGACCATTTACACGTTTGCGGAACCGAAGAGTCTTGAGGCCATGCTCGACGATATAGGAAAACTAAGACCTCTCTGCGATGTGCTCACGGTCAGTTTTCATAAGGGCATCGGCCACACGCCCATCAAGATCGCCCGATATGAGCAGGACATATCCCATTTAGCTATAGACGCGGGGGCCGACTTGATTTTAGCGCACCATGCCCATATCCTGAAAGGTATCGAGGTCTATCATGGGAAAACGATCTTTCATGGGTTGGGCAACTTCGTTACCGCCGTGAGACATCTGACTCCGGACCCCGCCAAAGGCGCCGGGCAATGGGCGAACCGAAGGAGAGAGCTTTTCGGGTTTGAGCCTGACCCCGAGTATCCCACATATCCTTTCCACCCAGAAGCAAAAAATACGATCATTGCCAAATGCACGATTAAAGCGGGCAAAATCTCACGGGTGGCGTATCTGCCCTGTGTTGTGAATAAACTCGCGCAGCCCGAAATCGTAAGATGCGATGAACGGGGGCAGCAGGTCTTTGACTATGTGGAGAAGATAACCAAAGGCGCGGGCCTCAACGCACGATTCGAGTGGGAAGGGGATGAGGTACTGATCCGCGAGTAAACAGATATGGGCGCCGGCTCACATTCTATGCAGCGCAACGTGGAATCTTCCTTGAGGAGGGAATATGAAGATTGATATTTTTGCCCATTTTTTGCCTAGGAAGTACTTCGACAGACTGCTCAAGAAGGCGAAAAACGCTGATTTTTCGAGGTCGGGCGGATGGATGCTCCAGAACCCTGCCTTAAGTAACATCGATGTCCGGCTCAAGGTCATGGACAGATATCCGGATGTGCTCCAGGTACTAACTGTAGCCACGCCGCCCATGGAGACCCTTGTTGGTCCCAAGGATGCCGCCGAGCTTGCTCAAATAGCAAATGACGAAATGGCTGAACTCGTTGCCCGCCATCCCGATAGGTTTGTCGCCGCTGTGGCCTGCCTGCCGCTCAAAAATATCGACGCTGCTCTTAAAGAGGCGGACAGGGCCATCACCAAGCTGCACATGAGGGGCGCACAGGTCTTTACGAACGTGAACGGGGAGATGCTCGATGCGCGCGAGTTTAGACCGCTCTATGAGAAGATGGTACATCACGATCTTCCATTATGGATCCATCCCGTGGATCCCCTTATCATGCGAAGCGCGCCCAAAGGAGTCGCGGGACCCATCCAGAACTGGATCAATCACCTGCCCATGGGTTCTTTTATATGGCCTTTTGAAACCGCATTGACTATGCTGAGCCTCGTCAATGCGGGCACCTTCATAGATTTTCCGACCATCAAATTCATAACGCACCACTGCGGGGGCATGGTGCCTTTTTTCGAGCGGAGGATCAAGAGGGTCGCGAACGCCGAGCATTTGCATAAGTTCTACAACGATACGGCGGTCTACGGAAATACCTCGGCGCTCATGTGCGGCTACGATTACTTCGGGCCCGACCGCTTGCTTTTTGGAACCGATATGCCTCTTGGCGCAACCGGTCAGGGCGGTTATGGATACACGTGGGACACGGTACGCTCGGTCGAACAGATGAGCGTGCCTGATGCGGATAAGACGAAGATATTTGAAGAGAACACCCGGAAATTATTGAGGCTGACGATATAACAGGGAACATAGAGTTTCAAACAGTTGCGAACCGGGTTCGCTATGGCTACCAGGTAAAGAATAATTCTGCTCATGTGCGGAGCGACATTAAGGAGGCAGGCATGGGAAGGAATAAATACCTTTTGATGTGTATAGTACCGGTCATATTAGCGGCCCTCATGATACCCTGTCATGTGATGGCACAGCAGGCGAAGGTGATCGAGCTCACCTACGGCACACCCTATGCGGCCGATCATGCCTTTAGCCTGACCGATCAGAAGTGGATTGCCAAGATCGAAAAAGAGACAAACGGCAGGGTAAAAATCAAGCCATACTGGGGAGGTGCCATAATCGGAGGCAGGGACGCCGTGGAAGAGCTCACCCAGGGCGCCGTGGACATGGCCTTTATTAATCCCGCAACATCGAAGAGTGGTTTCTTGATTCACAAAGCGAGCTATCTGTTCTTCTACGGCGCGAACCAGACGGTGGGGGCCAGGGTCTTTAAGGAACTACTGAAAAAGTTTCCGGAGATAGAGGGCGAATACAAGGGCATGAAGGTGCTCTGCTGGGGCGGGTCTACCCATCAACTCATCACCCGGAAACCTGTGCGCAGGATAGCGGACCTCAAAGGCATGAGACTCAAGTCACTCGGTGATATGGCCGGTGTGCTCAAAGAACTCGGGGTGGAAGGCATATCCTTATCCAACGCAGAAGTCTACGTTGCCCTGCAAAAGGGTATCATAGACGGGCTGCTTTCACCCGCTGAAACCCTTGAGGTCTTGAAACTGTCTGAGGTCGCCAAGTATGTCACGCTGATCAATCTCTACAAAACACATAGCGGTATGCGAGCCATGAATCTCGCTAAGTGGAACAGCCTGCCCCCTGACATCAAGCAGGTCTTTGAACGAAACATAGACTGGTACGGACAGGAGGCGGACGATAGCCAGCTTAAAGGCAATCAGCATGCCATGGAAGACGGGAAGAAGCTCGGTGTGGAGTTCATAACCTTGCCCAAAGATGAGCTCGATAAATTCTATGCGCCCATGAAAGCCGAGGCCATAAAAGAGGCCCAGGCGCTCGATGCAAAAGGACTTCCCGGAACGAAGATACTGAGCGAGGCACAACGCCTCATCCAACTGTACAGCAAGTGAGGCCGCTCGCTGCAACAAGCAGGTTCTTAAAAGGCGGCGCCGGTCCTGGCTTAGTCATCAGGGCATGGGAATGATCGGTTGGGTCATGGTATGAAGAACAACGTGGAAGAAAGATGCCGTGTCGGGCCTGATTCTTTATAACGCCAATGTGATGACCATGGGTCCCTGTCCGGCCGTGGCTCGCTCTATCGCCGCCGAGGGTGCACGTATATCGGCGGTTGGAAACGATCAGGCGATCCGCAAAACCAAAAACAAGGCGACAGAGACAATCGATTGCAAAGGCAGAACCGTGATCCCCGCCTTTATCGACGCCCATTGCCATCTTGCCGCGTATGCCGAGCACCTTGTGGCTCTTGATTTGTCACCCAAGGCCGAGATCACTTCAATAAGAGATATACAGGATAAAATAAGGTCACTCACGCAGAGCCTCTCGCCCGATCAGTGGATAAGGGGAAAAAGATACGACGAATTTTCTCTGTCCGAAAAGCGACATCCGCATCGTCTTGATCTCGATCAAGCAGCCCCTACTCATCCGGTCAAGCTTACTCACCGGTCCGGATATGCCCACGTGCTCAATAGCGTTGGCTTAGCGCATCTCGGCATTACTGGAGAAACGGCCGATCCCGAGGATGGTATTATCGACCGGGATCTCGAGACAGGCGAACCCACGGGCATCCTTTACGGTATGGGCGCATATCTCGCAGAAAAAATCCCGCCTCTTGATGACGACCAATTGAAACAGGGGGCAAAACTCGCAAATCAAGAATTGCTCGGTTACGGCATCACCTCGGTTCAGGATGCCTCATCGCACAACGATCTGAATCGCTGGAGCACGTTTCAACGGTGGAGGGACAAAGATATCTTAAAACCGGCCATCACTATGATGCTTGGCCTCAAAGGGTTCGAGGAATATAAGCGTGAGGCTTATCCGCCAGGCCCTCGCGAAAGCGGGCTTCGTATGGGAGGTGTGAAGATCATTATCCATGAAGTTACGGGAAGCCTTAAGCCGGCCCGTAAAACGCTCAACGAGATGGTCCTCGAAATCCACCGGGCAGGACTCCAGGCCGTGCTCCACGCCGTGGACGAGCGTGCTATCGAGGCCGCTTGCGACGCCGTGGAATACGCGCTCACGTGCGATCCAAGACCCGATCACCGTCACCGCATCGAACATTGCTCGGTCTGTCCGCCCGCTTTGGCCAAACGGATCGCCTCGCTCGGGATCACCGTAGTTACCCAGCCTTCCTTCATATATTATAGTGGTGAGCGGTATCTCGAAACGGTTTCGCCAGAGGAATTGATCCACCTCTATCCAATAGGCACGCTGATAGAAAGCGGTGTCAGGGTGGCGGCCGGTTCAGATTTTCCTGTGGCAGAACCGAACCCTCTTGTTGGTGTCTATGGCGCTGTAGCGAGGGTATCGCAGAAGGACAGGCCCGTACTACCCGAGCAAGGAATC
Above is a genomic segment from Syntrophorhabdaceae bacterium containing:
- a CDS encoding oligopeptide/dipeptide ABC transporter ATP-binding protein; translated protein: MAEPLIVVDGLTKRYPVTKGFFKHAVGSINAVDGVSFTIEPGQTFGLVGESGCGKTTLGRLILQTIQPSSGRITFEGRQISFDTKTRPKSLSSKMQVVFQDPYSSLNPRQKIRDIILEPLKIQGDIPQDAMTERLQKLYTLTGLEEDMGERYPHMLSGGQQQRVCIARAMIVQPSFVVCDEPVASLDVSIRAQILNLLKSLQDQLNVSYLFISHDLSVVHYVSHMVAVMYLGKIVEISPKAELYQDPLHPYTRALLSAIPIPDPVLERQRRRSIVQGEVPSALNIPSGCRFHPRCPDAKKACFEEEPALREAKPGHWVNCHT
- a CDS encoding MmgE/PrpD family protein — encoded protein: MGKDKRVSPGKKDHRENNPTPALRESVGIKGASGTNRGRDAAFDLAQYVVNTAYADLPGELVEMTKRCILDTLGVTIAASTLDAAAKEIVELIKEGGGKQESTILGFGGKLPCWMAAFVNGAMGHMVDYDDMHMMGKIHSGVTTVLPGLAIAERIGKVTGRDFIAAVALGNDIMVRLGRAITLSPQGRDEWTMDKGWFSTQLFGFISGAATVGKLLKLSEEQMIDAFGIAFAQLSGSRQMGTGFAAETRAIQAAWTGKGAVLSALLAKRGITGSRDSFEGKYGLYRVYLQADPDRDSLVGALGRRFDGMRMQFKPWPACGATHPVIYSTLEIMREHGLKAKDVEEVRIVGGSPHTRLLSEPIESKRQPKTAIDGKYSIPFTVAIAVAKGNVTLHDYTPEGLNDPTVLKIAQRITYHYVPEVAGKREEESPVVEIRVSNGALYRRQDEIIYGMPEKAVSGEDLMVKFKDCLSFSAIPIRDEDAVRAADMIGKLETIPDVSQVIDLLGGSAS
- a CDS encoding CapA family protein, producing the protein MMVENDVVTLCAVGDVGPDREDPDSIFQFSAETTRGADIAFCQLERSLTKGGSRQVQIRSHHSRVDPKNVSALVSGGFNVVSFASNHTLDWGVEGLFDTMELLKAKGMHVIGVGRDIEEARRPVVIEKKGVKIAFLGYCSVLPKGYDAAPGVAGCAPLRATTFYEQVDWQAGTPPKIVTNTNQNDLNDMIKDIQKIRPLVDIVIVSVHWGIHFAPAMIAMYQREAGHAAIDAGADLILGHHAHILKGIEVYKGKTIFYSLGNFAFDVPASFVLSDPGYRQMRQRYPWDVDPGYTGYGYPVDSRKTMIVRCLISRKGIEKVSFLPALINKDAEPEILRVGDGRFKDVVDYLSSVSKIEKLESRLTTSGDEVVVS
- a CDS encoding CapA family protein, whose product is MNGCEGKDMDEQALTMFAVGDLSLGVPDAQSLFELAAPTLRRAEIVVGQVEHVFTARPITTRIDTTAPPADPKNMSALPFAGINVATVASNHVWDSGPPGIEDTLAGLAAYGIVTVGAGMNIDEARRPAIVERSGIRFGFLDYNCVGPKETWAGQGKAGCAYVYIITYYELDNPSPGGPPTIYTFAEPKSLEAMLDDIGKLRPLCDVLTVSFHKGIGHTPIKIARYEQDISHLAIDAGADLILAHHAHILKGIEVYHGKTIFHGLGNFVTAVRHLTPDPAKGAGQWANRRRELFGFEPDPEYPTYPFHPEAKNTIIAKCTIKAGKISRVAYLPCVVNKLAQPEIVRCDERGQQVFDYVEKITKGAGLNARFEWEGDEVLIRE
- a CDS encoding amidohydrolase family protein encodes the protein MKIDIFAHFLPRKYFDRLLKKAKNADFSRSGGWMLQNPALSNIDVRLKVMDRYPDVLQVLTVATPPMETLVGPKDAAELAQIANDEMAELVARHPDRFVAAVACLPLKNIDAALKEADRAITKLHMRGAQVFTNVNGEMLDAREFRPLYEKMVHHDLPLWIHPVDPLIMRSAPKGVAGPIQNWINHLPMGSFIWPFETALTMLSLVNAGTFIDFPTIKFITHHCGGMVPFFERRIKRVANAEHLHKFYNDTAVYGNTSALMCGYDYFGPDRLLFGTDMPLGATGQGGYGYTWDTVRSVEQMSVPDADKTKIFEENTRKLLRLTI
- the dctP gene encoding TRAP transporter substrate-binding protein DctP, whose protein sequence is MGRNKYLLMCIVPVILAALMIPCHVMAQQAKVIELTYGTPYAADHAFSLTDQKWIAKIEKETNGRVKIKPYWGGAIIGGRDAVEELTQGAVDMAFINPATSKSGFLIHKASYLFFYGANQTVGARVFKELLKKFPEIEGEYKGMKVLCWGGSTHQLITRKPVRRIADLKGMRLKSLGDMAGVLKELGVEGISLSNAEVYVALQKGIIDGLLSPAETLEVLKLSEVAKYVTLINLYKTHSGMRAMNLAKWNSLPPDIKQVFERNIDWYGQEADDSQLKGNQHAMEDGKKLGVEFITLPKDELDKFYAPMKAEAIKEAQALDAKGLPGTKILSEAQRLIQLYSK
- a CDS encoding amidohydrolase — encoded protein: MSGLILYNANVMTMGPCPAVARSIAAEGARISAVGNDQAIRKTKNKATETIDCKGRTVIPAFIDAHCHLAAYAEHLVALDLSPKAEITSIRDIQDKIRSLTQSLSPDQWIRGKRYDEFSLSEKRHPHRLDLDQAAPTHPVKLTHRSGYAHVLNSVGLAHLGITGETADPEDGIIDRDLETGEPTGILYGMGAYLAEKIPPLDDDQLKQGAKLANQELLGYGITSVQDASSHNDLNRWSTFQRWRDKDILKPAITMMLGLKGFEEYKREAYPPGPRESGLRMGGVKIIIHEVTGSLKPARKTLNEMVLEIHRAGLQAVLHAVDERAIEAACDAVEYALTCDPRPDHRHRIEHCSVCPPALAKRIASLGITVVTQPSFIYYSGERYLETVSPEELIHLYPIGTLIESGVRVAAGSDFPVAEPNPLVGVYGAVARVSQKDRPVLPEQGIGHVEALGMYTYEAARASFEEEERGSIEVGKRADLVILSDDLSRVPDHALKSVRVDMTIMGGEIVWRR